From one Micromonospora siamensis genomic stretch:
- a CDS encoding nuclear transport factor 2 family protein, with product MTVLPGSDLGGYLRAYVAEMAFGQEEPGRVMDRYHTPDVVWLTDGVRLDRQRLIDHARPVRRTVSRCDVEVHEVLRDGDRIAARYALHAVNRGREVTSEVHMFGRLAPDGRLRRIDQLTRTTRREQRPG from the coding sequence ATGACCGTGCTGCCAGGCAGCGACCTGGGTGGCTACCTCCGCGCTTACGTCGCCGAGATGGCCTTCGGCCAGGAGGAACCGGGCCGGGTGATGGACCGCTACCACACCCCCGACGTCGTCTGGCTGACCGACGGCGTACGACTCGACCGCCAGCGGCTCATCGACCACGCGCGCCCGGTGCGCCGGACCGTGAGTCGCTGCGACGTCGAGGTGCACGAAGTGCTGCGCGACGGGGACCGGATCGCGGCCCGTTACGCCCTGCACGCCGTGAACCGGGGCCGCGAGGTGACCAGCGAGGTCCACATGTTCGGCCGGCTGGCCCCCGACGGCCGGCTGCGTCGGATCGACCAGCTGACCCGGACGACCCGCCGGGAGCAACGACCGGGATGA